Proteins found in one bacterium genomic segment:
- the infB gene encoding translation initiation factor IF-2, giving the protein MEKVRVRDLAKEIGMASSKEVLAFLERIGVKGKSASSNLEGEMIDRVRAHFRKPAPPPPPPRTTTLTRSDGVLERRSLKVVLRRGTPTPPPAPEPAPEEAPAAPEIVEETPPPVVEPVAAVEGPPGTPVETAAEPMVEPPVPEPTVRVIEKPAAPPKPEDVRKEKEKKWKKTRPHEKKVQKAVLKQTIIQEVLAEPETDAKKAEGAIPVPEVVVRQFQPGRAAKRRGGRPIREKKAPSTVPPKASKRLLKIEEVVTVGDLAHRMGVKAADVIKKLIEMGMPTTVNQLLDADTAALLAQEYGFVVENVAPEVESLIDQEEDRAEDLRPRPPVVTIMGHVDHGKTTLLDAIRESNVTGSEAGGITQHIGAYEVEHEGRRVVFLDTPGHEAFTSMRARGASVTDIVILVVGADDGVMPQTVESIDHAKAAGVPIVVAVNKIDKPGAQPDRIRQQLSDHGLNPEEWGGQTLYANVSAKKKVGINELLEIVLLQADVLDLKGNPAKLARGTVIESRLEKGRGPVATVLVADGTLKVGDAIVTGIHYGRVRSLLNHKGKRLDEAPPGTPVEIQGLSGLPDAGQKFAVLKDERTARQIALHRVEKERERAVVRPRMSLEELHKQIDEGLVKELNIVVKSDVQGSMEALRFSLDKLADAKVKVAVIHSGVGGISESDVMLASASSAVIIGFNVRPEPKAAVLAEREGIDIRLYSVIYDVVDDVKKAMEGLLEPTLKEVVMGRAEVRNMFHISKIGTIAGCSVLSGKIARGANIRLLRDSVVVHEGKLSSLKRFKDDVREVAEGYECGLGIDGYNDLQVGDQIEAYVIEKIAGTLA; this is encoded by the coding sequence ATGGAGAAGGTTCGCGTTCGTGATCTGGCCAAGGAAATCGGAATGGCATCGAGCAAGGAGGTCCTCGCCTTCCTCGAGCGGATCGGCGTCAAGGGAAAGTCGGCGTCCAGCAACCTCGAGGGGGAGATGATCGACCGGGTCAGGGCCCATTTCAGGAAACCCGCCCCGCCCCCTCCGCCTCCTCGCACCACCACGTTGACCCGCTCCGACGGGGTGCTGGAGCGCCGTTCGCTGAAGGTGGTCCTGCGCCGCGGGACCCCGACCCCGCCCCCCGCACCCGAGCCGGCCCCCGAGGAGGCGCCCGCGGCGCCCGAAATCGTCGAGGAGACCCCGCCGCCCGTCGTCGAACCCGTCGCCGCCGTCGAAGGGCCGCCGGGCACACCCGTGGAAACGGCCGCCGAGCCGATGGTCGAGCCGCCGGTTCCGGAGCCGACGGTCCGGGTGATCGAAAAGCCCGCCGCCCCCCCCAAGCCGGAGGATGTGCGGAAAGAGAAGGAAAAGAAGTGGAAGAAGACGAGGCCCCACGAGAAGAAGGTTCAAAAGGCGGTCCTCAAGCAGACGATCATCCAGGAAGTCCTCGCCGAGCCGGAGACCGACGCGAAGAAGGCGGAAGGGGCCATCCCCGTGCCCGAGGTCGTGGTCCGGCAGTTCCAGCCCGGCCGCGCCGCGAAGAGAAGGGGAGGGCGGCCGATCCGCGAGAAGAAGGCCCCTTCGACGGTCCCGCCCAAGGCGAGCAAGCGGCTGCTGAAGATCGAGGAGGTGGTGACCGTCGGCGACCTGGCCCATCGCATGGGCGTCAAGGCGGCCGACGTCATCAAGAAGCTGATCGAGATGGGGATGCCCACAACCGTCAACCAGCTCCTCGACGCCGACACCGCCGCGCTCCTCGCGCAGGAGTACGGGTTCGTAGTGGAAAACGTCGCCCCCGAGGTGGAGAGCCTGATCGACCAGGAGGAGGACCGCGCGGAAGACCTTCGGCCGCGGCCCCCGGTGGTCACCATCATGGGACACGTCGATCACGGCAAGACCACGCTGCTCGACGCCATCCGGGAGAGCAACGTCACCGGGTCGGAGGCGGGCGGGATCACCCAGCACATCGGGGCCTATGAAGTGGAGCACGAAGGCAGGCGGGTGGTCTTCCTCGACACGCCGGGCCACGAGGCGTTCACCTCGATGCGCGCCCGGGGCGCCTCCGTGACCGACATCGTCATCCTCGTGGTCGGTGCGGACGACGGCGTGATGCCGCAGACGGTGGAATCGATCGACCACGCCAAGGCGGCGGGGGTGCCGATCGTCGTCGCGGTGAACAAGATCGACAAGCCGGGCGCCCAGCCCGACCGGATCCGGCAGCAGCTCTCCGACCACGGCCTGAATCCCGAGGAGTGGGGCGGCCAGACCCTCTACGCGAACGTCTCCGCGAAGAAAAAGGTTGGCATCAACGAGCTCCTCGAAATCGTTCTCCTGCAGGCGGACGTCCTCGACCTCAAGGGGAACCCGGCGAAGCTCGCCCGCGGCACGGTCATCGAGTCGCGGCTCGAGAAGGGGCGCGGTCCCGTCGCCACCGTACTGGTGGCGGACGGTACGCTGAAGGTGGGCGACGCCATCGTCACGGGGATCCACTACGGGCGCGTCCGCTCGCTGCTGAACCACAAGGGGAAGCGCCTCGACGAGGCCCCCCCGGGGACCCCCGTCGAGATCCAGGGGTTGTCCGGCCTTCCGGATGCCGGCCAGAAGTTCGCCGTCCTGAAGGACGAGCGGACCGCGCGGCAGATCGCCCTTCACCGTGTCGAGAAGGAGCGGGAGCGCGCCGTGGTGCGCCCGCGGATGAGCCTCGAGGAGTTGCACAAGCAGATCGACGAGGGGCTGGTGAAGGAACTGAACATCGTGGTCAAGTCCGACGTCCAGGGATCGATGGAGGCGCTCCGGTTCTCCCTCGACAAGCTGGCCGACGCGAAGGTCAAGGTCGCCGTCATCCACTCCGGCGTCGGGGGGATCTCCGAGTCCGACGTGATGCTCGCCTCCGCCTCCTCCGCCGTGATCATCGGGTTCAACGTCCGTCCGGAGCCGAAGGCGGCCGTCCTCGCGGAACGCGAGGGGATCGACATCCGTCTCTACTCCGTCATCTACGACGTGGTGGACGACGTGAAAAAGGCGATGGAGGGGCTCCTCGAACCGACCCTGAAGGAGGTGGTGATGGGCCGGGCGGAGGTGCGCAACATGTTCCACATCTCCAAGATCGGCACGATCGCCGGCTGCAGCGTCCTGTCGGGAAAGATCGCCCGCGGCGCGAACATCCGCCTCCTCCGGGACAGCGTGGTGGTGCACGAGGGGAAGCTCTCCTCCCTGAAGCGGTTCAAGGACGACGTCAGGGAGGTCGCGGAGGGGTACGAGTGTGGCCTCGGGATCGACGGGTACAACGACCTCCAGGTGGGCGACCAGATCGAGGCGTACGTGATCGAGAAGATCGCCGGCACGCTGGCGTGA
- a CDS encoding YlxR family protein, whose protein sequence is MSPRKSSASAPQRTCVQCGAVRDKGGLLRIAGKPGAGWTPDPGGKLPGRGIYLCPVGECVDRFAARIRTTKGAARWKMGAAGRELADRLAASRHGGRAN, encoded by the coding sequence GTGTCCCCCCGAAAGAGTAGCGCCTCGGCGCCGCAGCGCACCTGCGTGCAGTGCGGTGCCGTCCGGGACAAGGGCGGGCTGCTTCGGATCGCGGGGAAACCGGGAGCGGGCTGGACGCCCGACCCGGGGGGGAAGCTGCCGGGCCGGGGGATCTATCTCTGTCCCGTCGGGGAGTGCGTCGACCGGTTTGCGGCGAGGATACGGACTACGAAGGGCGCGGCACGCTGGAAAATGGGTGCCGCGGGCAGGGAACTGGCGGACCGCCTGGCCGCATCGCGGCACGGCGGGCGGGCAAATTAG
- the rbfA gene encoding 30S ribosome-binding factor RbfA — translation MKGRGDRPARVGEKIREELSLLLLRRVNDPGLAPVTVTEVSVTPDLRIAHVNYSALVAKEQRPAVAKALRRSSGFLRRELGHLLGLRYAPELQFHYDDSFDRGARIDAILRDIPQGKETPDEG, via the coding sequence ATGAAGGGTCGCGGCGACCGCCCCGCGCGCGTCGGTGAGAAGATCCGGGAGGAGCTCTCCCTCCTCCTCCTTCGAAGGGTGAACGATCCCGGACTGGCGCCGGTAACCGTCACCGAGGTTTCCGTCACTCCCGACCTTCGGATCGCCCACGTGAACTACTCCGCGCTCGTGGCGAAGGAGCAGCGTCCGGCCGTGGCCAAGGCGCTCCGTCGGTCCTCCGGGTTTCTGCGGCGGGAGCTCGGCCATCTCCTCGGCCTGCGATACGCCCCCGAACTCCAGTTCCACTACGACGACTCGTTCGACCGCGGCGCCCGGATCGACGCGATCCTGCGGGATATTCCGCAGGGGAAGGAGACTCCGGATGAGGGGTGA
- a CDS encoding bifunctional oligoribonuclease/PAP phosphatase NrnA, producing MRGDLSAICGILREKGSFLIACHENPEGDAIGSELALALALRKMGKTATVLNADPVPANLLFLPGADTIVFEEDGSKYDVAVVVDCGSPERTGRIGEELRKCPLLVNIDHHRTNGDLGDLALVDPNAAATGLLVHRVLSAMGYEIGLDVATNIYVAILTDTGSFHYGSSSPEAFEVAGEMVRRGVDPWAVAEQVYETQSAGRLRLLGRVLGSLEVSAGGKVACVTTMREDLREFAAGKDALEGFINYPRSIVGAEVAVSLREEEEGVFRVSLRSKGRVDVSAVAARFGGGGHHNAAGCTVTGTLADVKKKVLGALAAALS from the coding sequence ATGAGGGGTGACCTCTCCGCGATCTGCGGGATCCTGCGGGAAAAGGGCAGCTTCCTCATCGCCTGCCACGAAAATCCGGAAGGGGACGCGATCGGGTCCGAGCTGGCGCTCGCCCTCGCATTGCGGAAGATGGGGAAGACCGCGACGGTGCTGAACGCCGACCCGGTTCCCGCGAACCTTCTCTTCCTTCCGGGGGCCGACACGATCGTCTTCGAGGAGGACGGCTCGAAGTACGACGTGGCGGTCGTGGTGGATTGCGGCTCCCCGGAGCGGACGGGCCGCATCGGCGAGGAACTCCGGAAGTGCCCGCTGCTCGTCAACATCGACCATCATCGGACGAACGGCGATCTCGGGGACCTCGCCCTGGTCGATCCCAATGCCGCCGCCACGGGGCTCCTCGTCCACCGGGTCCTGTCGGCGATGGGGTACGAGATCGGCCTCGACGTGGCGACCAACATCTACGTCGCGATCCTCACCGACACCGGGTCGTTCCATTACGGGAGCTCCTCGCCGGAAGCGTTCGAGGTCGCCGGAGAAATGGTGCGACGCGGAGTCGATCCGTGGGCCGTGGCGGAGCAGGTGTACGAGACGCAGAGCGCCGGCCGTCTCCGGCTGCTCGGCCGTGTGCTCGGTTCCCTCGAGGTCTCGGCGGGCGGCAAGGTGGCCTGCGTCACCACGATGCGCGAAGACCTGCGGGAGTTCGCCGCCGGGAAGGACGCCCTCGAGGGGTTCATCAACTACCCCCGCTCCATCGTCGGCGCCGAAGTCGCCGTCTCCCTTCGCGAAGAGGAGGAGGGCGTCTTCCGCGTGAGCTTACGCTCCAAGGGGCGCGTCGACGTCTCCGCCGTCGCCGCCCGGTTCGGGGGGGGAGGGCACCACAATGCCGCCGGATGCACCGTCACGGGGACCCTCGCGGACGTGAAGAAGAAGGTGCTCGGGGCGCTTGCGGCTGCGCTGTCGTGA
- the nusA gene encoding transcription termination factor NusA — MILDVGQIIAQLGKEKGIDKAVIIAAIKEALETAARKKYGMNKILEAAYDPDTGEFEILSFRTAAETVDDPDTQMTLEEAQVLDPEAQLGDSLGERLSTKDLGRIAAQTARQIIMQKVKDAEREVIYNEFIGRKGEILNGIVQRYERDCLVIDLGKTEAIMPPSEQIPRERYRQGDRIRAYIKDVTKTSRGPEILLSRSDPRVILKLFEQEVPEVYEGVVSILSVAREPGFRTKIAVRSRDRDVDPVGACVGMKGSRVQSVVQELRGERIDIIAWDEDPARFVCNALQPAEIIRVLVNESGKSMEVIVPEEQLLLAIGKRGQNVKLASKLVGWHIEVRAEGQVEDALKRAEGLFTKKPEESPGDVPPPEGMPSEAPSAEGTGAKEGGSSEAPPPEGTDAGAKEGGSSEAPPPEGTDAGAKEGGSAEAPAGAGEAVPVEGESPEASPAEGMAVEAKEGGQSSEAPAEVGDAGAKEGSVPPKE, encoded by the coding sequence ATGATCCTGGACGTGGGACAGATCATTGCCCAGCTGGGCAAGGAAAAAGGGATCGACAAGGCCGTCATCATCGCGGCGATCAAGGAAGCCCTCGAGACCGCCGCGCGGAAGAAGTACGGGATGAACAAGATCCTCGAGGCGGCCTACGATCCCGACACGGGCGAGTTCGAGATCCTGTCGTTCCGCACCGCGGCGGAGACGGTCGACGACCCGGATACGCAGATGACCCTTGAGGAGGCGCAGGTCCTCGATCCCGAGGCGCAGCTTGGCGACAGCCTCGGAGAGCGGCTGAGCACGAAGGACCTGGGACGGATCGCCGCCCAGACGGCGCGCCAGATCATCATGCAGAAGGTGAAGGACGCGGAGCGCGAGGTCATCTACAACGAGTTCATCGGGCGGAAGGGGGAGATCCTGAACGGCATCGTGCAGCGGTACGAGCGCGACTGCCTCGTCATCGATCTCGGGAAGACCGAGGCGATCATGCCCCCGTCGGAGCAGATTCCCCGCGAGCGGTATCGCCAGGGCGACCGGATCCGGGCGTACATCAAGGACGTCACCAAGACATCCCGGGGTCCGGAGATCCTTCTCTCCCGATCCGACCCGAGGGTGATCCTCAAGCTCTTCGAGCAGGAGGTTCCCGAGGTCTACGAGGGGGTGGTCTCCATCCTCAGCGTGGCGAGGGAGCCCGGCTTCCGCACCAAGATCGCGGTGCGCTCCAGGGACCGGGACGTCGACCCCGTCGGCGCGTGCGTCGGCATGAAGGGGTCCCGCGTGCAGAGCGTTGTGCAGGAGCTTCGCGGCGAGCGGATCGACATCATCGCCTGGGACGAGGACCCCGCCCGGTTCGTCTGCAACGCCCTCCAGCCGGCCGAGATCATCCGGGTGCTCGTGAACGAGTCCGGGAAGAGCATGGAGGTGATCGTTCCCGAGGAGCAGCTGCTGCTCGCCATCGGGAAGCGGGGGCAGAACGTGAAGCTCGCCTCCAAGCTGGTCGGCTGGCACATCGAGGTGCGGGCCGAGGGACAGGTCGAGGACGCCCTGAAACGGGCGGAGGGGCTGTTCACGAAAAAGCCGGAGGAGTCGCCCGGGGACGTCCCGCCGCCCGAAGGCATGCCCTCCGAAGCTCCTTCGGCGGAAGGTACCGGCGCGAAGGAGGGCGGGTCCTCCGAAGCGCCTCCACCGGAGGGGACGGACGCCGGCGCGAAGGAGGGCGGGTCCTCCGAAGCGCCTCCACCGGAGGGGACGGACGCCGGCGCGAAGGAGGGCGGGTCCGCCGAAGCGCCCGCCGGGGCGGGGGAGGCGGTCCCGGTGGAAGGCGAGTCGCCCGAAGCCTCTCCGGCGGAGGGGATGGCCGTCGAGGCGAAGGAGGGCGGGCAGTCCTCCGAAGCGCCCGCCGAGGTGGGTGATGCAGGCGCGAAGGAGGGGAGTGTCCCCCCGAAAGAGTAG
- a CDS encoding dihydroorotate dehydrogenase electron transfer subunit — MQAKFVHGKILHNTGRGIFYRMEVAIPDRIDFVPGQFAMVSGWPGNDPLLPRPLAIFRSGGVRGKGTVEFVYKVVGRGTALLSGLHAGDPLALTLPLGHGFEFPGEDRSWWLVGGGVGFSSVFPAAAALDGQRADFEIFLGARTRDQLPPGEWIPGGAVPGRVHLCTDDGTAGFFGTAAAALRDRIDRGKSSGLARVAILACGPREMLKAVAELALPLDIRVQVSLESHMACGFGVCWGCVTAVRDGEKSVYRRVCREGPVFDAKGVVW; from the coding sequence ATGCAGGCCAAGTTCGTCCACGGGAAGATCCTTCACAACACGGGGAGGGGCATCTTCTACCGGATGGAGGTGGCGATCCCCGACCGGATCGACTTCGTCCCCGGCCAGTTCGCGATGGTTTCGGGGTGGCCGGGGAACGATCCGCTGCTGCCGCGGCCTCTTGCGATCTTCCGTTCCGGCGGGGTCCGGGGGAAAGGGACCGTCGAGTTCGTTTACAAGGTCGTCGGGCGCGGGACCGCCCTCCTGTCCGGCCTTCACGCCGGCGATCCCCTCGCCCTCACGCTGCCGCTCGGGCACGGGTTCGAGTTCCCCGGAGAGGATCGCTCCTGGTGGCTGGTGGGGGGCGGGGTCGGGTTCTCGAGCGTCTTCCCGGCCGCGGCGGCGCTCGACGGGCAACGGGCCGACTTCGAGATCTTCCTCGGGGCGCGCACGCGGGACCAGCTTCCCCCGGGGGAGTGGATCCCCGGCGGCGCCGTCCCGGGCCGGGTCCATCTGTGCACCGACGACGGGACGGCGGGTTTCTTCGGGACCGCCGCGGCGGCCCTCCGGGACCGGATCGACCGGGGGAAATCCTCCGGGCTGGCGCGCGTGGCGATCCTCGCGTGCGGGCCCCGCGAGATGCTGAAGGCCGTAGCGGAACTCGCCCTTCCCCTCGACATTCGCGTTCAGGTATCCCTCGAAAGCCATATGGCGTGCGGCTTCGGCGTCTGCTGGGGGTGCGTTACGGCGGTTCGGGACGGCGAGAAGTCCGTGTACCGCAGGGTCTGCAGGGAAGGACCGGTTTTCGACGCGAAGGGGGTGGTCTGGTGA
- the rimI gene encoding ribosomal protein S18-alanine N-acetyltransferase, whose translation MSPSDLDGVMAIEEVSFPTPWSREMFLEDFPRDFSDTLVAAGAEDEVLGYAVCWTLAGESHLLNIAVHPARRGRGIGRALLSECIRRAAGAGASRVFLEVRAGNEAAQRLYRSMGFEFRGIRKGYYTDTGEDAVIFDREVRGSDAAR comes from the coding sequence ATGAGCCCGTCGGACCTCGACGGCGTGATGGCGATCGAGGAGGTCTCCTTCCCGACGCCCTGGTCCCGGGAGATGTTCCTCGAGGATTTCCCGCGCGATTTCTCCGATACCCTTGTCGCGGCGGGGGCGGAGGACGAGGTCCTCGGATACGCCGTCTGCTGGACCCTCGCGGGGGAGTCCCACCTGTTGAACATCGCCGTCCACCCGGCGCGGCGGGGGCGGGGGATCGGCCGGGCTCTCCTGTCCGAGTGCATCCGCCGAGCGGCGGGGGCGGGGGCTTCGCGGGTCTTCCTCGAGGTGCGCGCCGGTAACGAGGCCGCGCAGCGGCTCTACCGTTCGATGGGGTTCGAGTTCCGGGGGATCCGGAAGGGGTATTACACCGACACGGGGGAGGACGCCGTCATCTTCGATCGGGAGGTACGGGGAAGCGATGCCGCACGGTAG
- a CDS encoding DUF503 domain-containing protein, protein MLVAVLIAELLFPDAASLKDKRRRLAGLVARIRANYPVSVAEVGGRDLWQRGTVGAALVTTDGRLARSMLDRIAGGIGRDGEVELLSSRVEFFHPEGGETE, encoded by the coding sequence GTGCTGGTGGCGGTCCTGATCGCGGAGTTGCTCTTTCCGGACGCTGCGTCCCTCAAGGACAAGCGGCGTCGCCTCGCGGGCCTCGTCGCGCGGATCCGCGCCAACTACCCCGTTTCGGTCGCCGAGGTGGGGGGACGGGATCTCTGGCAGCGCGGGACCGTCGGCGCGGCGCTGGTGACCACCGACGGGCGCCTCGCCCGTTCGATGCTCGACCGGATCGCCGGCGGGATCGGCCGCGACGGCGAGGTGGAGCTTCTCTCCTCCCGCGTCGAGTTCTTCCACCCCGAGGGGGGCGAAACCGAATGA
- a CDS encoding ribosome maturation factor RimP yields the protein MDTVKIEALAGEVARDLSLSLFDVEIAREGPRTILRVFVEREGGVPLSDIATFSRRFGAILEVDDPMAGPYVLEVSSPGVTRRLRRPEHFERSLGKRVRVTLAAPREGRRNLVGQLSACDGEGIDVVADGTTYRLPYGEIRKANLDVTQEELFGKGKKKR from the coding sequence ATGGACACCGTGAAGATCGAGGCGCTGGCCGGGGAAGTCGCCCGGGATCTATCCCTTTCCCTGTTCGATGTCGAAATCGCGCGGGAAGGGCCGAGGACCATCCTCCGGGTGTTCGTGGAACGTGAGGGCGGGGTTCCCCTTTCCGACATCGCGACGTTCAGCCGGCGGTTCGGCGCGATCCTCGAGGTCGACGACCCCATGGCCGGGCCCTACGTGCTCGAGGTTTCCTCCCCCGGGGTGACGCGGCGGCTGCGGCGGCCGGAGCACTTCGAACGGTCCCTGGGGAAGCGGGTGCGGGTGACTCTCGCGGCGCCGCGGGAAGGCCGGCGGAACCTCGTCGGTCAGCTCTCCGCCTGCGACGGCGAGGGGATCGATGTCGTGGCGGACGGGACGACGTACCGGTTGCCGTACGGCGAGATCCGGAAGGCGAACCTGGATGTGACGCAGGAAGAACTCTTCGGGAAGGGAAAGAAAAAGCGATGA
- a CDS encoding dihydroorotate dehydrogenase: MSASGTFGYGLEFTPFYDISRLGAVIVKGLSLLPTPGNAPGRIVETPAGMLNAIGLQNIGVERFVHEVAPRLEDAGAVYVANIYGRTTEEYEAVARRLSEVPALAAIELNASCPNVKEGGISFGSTAGGLSGLTRRVRAATGKPLWVKLSPNVSDIGAIARAAEEAGADAVTLINTLVGMAVDPRTRRPMLSNVTGGLSGPAVKPVALRMVWEACKAVKIPVVGIGGIQSAGDALEFLLVGAAAVQVGTANFRNPNACVEIVDGIRDFFVREKISRLDDYRGKLLLP, translated from the coding sequence ATGAGCGCCTCCGGCACCTTCGGTTACGGACTCGAATTCACCCCGTTCTACGACATCTCCCGCCTCGGGGCGGTGATCGTCAAGGGGCTGTCCCTCCTGCCGACGCCGGGCAACGCCCCCGGGCGGATCGTCGAGACCCCCGCGGGGATGCTGAACGCGATCGGCCTCCAGAACATCGGGGTCGAGCGGTTCGTGCACGAGGTGGCGCCGCGGCTCGAGGACGCCGGCGCCGTGTACGTCGCGAACATCTATGGGCGAACGACCGAGGAGTACGAGGCCGTTGCGCGCAGGCTCTCCGAGGTCCCCGCGCTGGCGGCGATCGAGCTGAACGCCTCCTGCCCCAACGTGAAGGAGGGGGGGATCTCCTTCGGTTCGACCGCCGGGGGGCTTTCCGGACTGACCCGGCGGGTGCGCGCCGCCACGGGGAAGCCGTTGTGGGTGAAGCTCTCCCCGAATGTGTCGGACATCGGCGCGATCGCCCGGGCGGCCGAGGAGGCGGGGGCCGATGCGGTGACCCTCATCAACACCCTCGTCGGAATGGCGGTGGACCCCCGGACGCGCCGGCCGATGCTTTCCAACGTGACGGGTGGCCTTTCCGGCCCGGCGGTGAAGCCGGTCGCGCTCCGGATGGTATGGGAGGCGTGCAAGGCGGTGAAGATCCCGGTGGTCGGGATCGGAGGGATCCAGAGCGCCGGGGACGCCCTCGAGTTCCTGCTGGTGGGAGCCGCCGCCGTGCAGGTGGGGACGGCGAACTTCCGCAATCCGAACGCGTGCGTCGAGATCGTCGACGGGATCCGGGATTTTTTCGTCCGGGAGAAGATCTCCCGCCTCGACGACTACCGTGGGAAGCTCCTCCTGCCGTAG